One segment of Bacteroides sp. DNA contains the following:
- the mnmA gene encoding tRNA 2-thiouridine(34) synthase MnmA, whose protein sequence is MYAYLCRPFPALIQAWKKVCVQLKMENQENKNIRVVVGLSGGVDSSVAAYLLKEQGYDVIGVFMRNWHDESVLISKECPWVEDSTDALMVAEKLGIPFYTLDFSEEYRKRIVDYMFAEYQAGRTPNPDVLCNREVKFDLFLKAAEKLGGDMVATGHYCQIDQFEENGKTIYRLLAGADKNKDQSYFLCQLKQEQLAKAVFPIGHLQKQQAREIAREQELVTAGKKDSQGLCFIGKVRLPEFLQQQLKPKKGDIFLIAEDFRKLENPPLPEGESWDTVDEAFLEAIVAPPPLNAAIGKKIGEHNGAHYYTIGQRKGLNVGGMEKPMFVIGTDTVENTIYTGLGENHPGLLRYGLFVPATDIHWIREDLRLHPGQSGRFASRIRYRQALKMATLVFRKNGLYVIFDEPQRAVAPGQFFAWYQDEESIGSGVIA, encoded by the coding sequence ATTTATGCTTATCTTTGCAGACCTTTTCCGGCCTTAATTCAGGCATGGAAAAAGGTTTGCGTACAGCTTAAAATGGAAAATCAGGAAAACAAAAATATCAGGGTAGTCGTCGGGCTGTCGGGAGGTGTTGACAGCTCGGTAGCGGCTTATTTGCTTAAAGAGCAGGGTTATGACGTGATCGGGGTGTTCATGCGCAACTGGCACGACGAATCGGTGCTGATCAGCAAGGAATGCCCCTGGGTGGAAGACAGCACCGATGCGCTGATGGTGGCCGAGAAACTGGGCATTCCCTTTTACACCCTTGATTTCAGTGAGGAATACCGTAAGCGGATCGTGGACTATATGTTTGCCGAATACCAGGCCGGGCGCACACCCAATCCCGACGTGCTGTGCAACCGTGAGGTGAAGTTTGACTTGTTCCTGAAAGCCGCCGAGAAACTTGGCGGAGATATGGTGGCTACGGGACATTATTGCCAGATAGACCAGTTTGAAGAAAATGGCAAGACCATTTACCGCTTGCTGGCAGGCGCCGACAAAAACAAAGACCAGAGCTATTTCCTCTGCCAGCTGAAACAGGAACAGCTGGCCAAGGCTGTGTTTCCTATCGGGCATTTGCAAAAACAGCAGGCCAGGGAAATTGCCCGTGAGCAGGAATTGGTCACCGCCGGAAAAAAGGACAGCCAGGGACTTTGTTTTATTGGAAAGGTTCGCCTTCCTGAGTTTCTTCAGCAACAGCTGAAACCCAAAAAAGGCGATATTTTCCTTATCGCTGAAGACTTCCGGAAGCTTGAGAATCCCCCATTACCTGAAGGTGAAAGCTGGGATACGGTGGATGAAGCCTTCCTGGAAGCCATTGTGGCTCCGCCTCCATTAAACGCTGCCATAGGCAAAAAGATCGGGGAACACAATGGGGCGCATTATTACACCATTGGCCAGCGCAAGGGCCTGAACGTGGGTGGGATGGAAAAGCCGATGTTCGTGATCGGAACCGACACTGTTGAAAATACAATTTACACCGGCTTGGGGGAAAACCATCCTGGGCTGCTGAGATACGGCTTATTTGTTCCCGCGACAGACATTCACTGGATCAGGGAAGACCTGAGGCTGCATCCTGGGCAGAGTGGGCGTTTTGCCTCACGGATCCGTTACCGCCAGGCCTTAAAAATGGCCACCCTGGTTTTCCGCAAAAATGGCCTGTATGTCATTTTTGACGAACCCCAGCGGGCCGTGGCCCCAGGTCAGTTCTTTGCTTGGTACCAAGATGAAGAAAGCATCGGCAGCGGGGTGATTGCCTGA
- a CDS encoding DUF6146 family protein: MKKYSLWILVIMMAGFTLACSSKKQLTEPATSGTDAALADADTVEYELLIMDPAFETWFLRNRRPENYYSLEYLENWNRQLVMQWNSMLGRQGRPECMPTNYIEYDPDASYGLTLNHQLFYYFSYVQQRCRIFSPFPRDW; this comes from the coding sequence ATGAAAAAATACTCACTTTGGATTCTGGTCATCATGATGGCTGGTTTCACCCTGGCCTGCTCTTCTAAAAAACAGCTTACTGAGCCGGCAACCTCAGGAACCGATGCTGCCCTGGCAGATGCTGATACTGTGGAATATGAACTGTTGATCATGGACCCCGCCTTCGAGACCTGGTTCCTGAGAAACCGTCGCCCTGAAAACTATTACAGCCTTGAGTACCTTGAAAACTGGAACCGTCAGCTGGTGATGCAGTGGAACTCGATGCTGGGGCGTCAGGGCAGGCCCGAATGTATGCCCACGAATTACATCGAATACGACCCCGATGCCTCATACGGGCTTACCCTCAACCATCAACTCTTTTATTATTTCAGCTACGTGCAGCAGCGCTGCCGGATCTTTAGCCCATTTCCCCGGGACTGGTAA